The following coding sequences lie in one Yoonia sp. G8-12 genomic window:
- a CDS encoding trimethylamine methyltransferase family protein translates to MLDIKKRAERSGGRAARVALRSAPIAKNLRPVRAGLPGGQYKPLTDAEVLRIHHAALDALEQIGLSQAPPSGVEILTRAGAILGDDGRIRFPRALVEDMLAKAARNITLHGRDPEYDLHLTGTNVHFGTAGAAVHVVDLATNTYRDSTAQDLHDAAKITHALDNVHFFQRAMVARDISDNLEMDLNTIYACCSGTNKHVGTSFDDPSHVAPAIKLLHRIAGGEEAWRARPFVSNSNCFVVPPMKFAEESCRSMEACIRAGMPVLLLSAGQAGATAPAPIALAIVQAVAECLAGVVYVNAMAPGHPAVFGTWPFVSDLRTGAMSGGSAEQALLTAGCAQMHHFYDIPGGAAAGISDSKLPDMQAGWETGITNVLAGLSGLNMVYEAVGMHASLLGFCLESLVLGDDVLGQVLRTVRGIDVTEDSTSIEAMKAVCLGGPGHYLGSDQTLALMQTEYIYPTLGNRMSPKEWNEANRPMLLDQAIARKNDILSKAKIQIDPEVDAAIRADYNIYFK, encoded by the coding sequence GTGTTGGACATTAAAAAGAGAGCAGAGCGCAGTGGCGGGCGTGCGGCGCGGGTTGCTTTGCGCAGTGCGCCGATTGCAAAGAATCTTCGCCCGGTTCGCGCAGGCCTGCCCGGGGGCCAGTACAAGCCGCTGACAGATGCAGAAGTTCTTCGCATCCATCACGCAGCCCTCGATGCATTGGAACAAATTGGCTTGTCACAGGCGCCACCTTCAGGCGTTGAAATCCTGACAAGAGCTGGTGCGATCCTTGGCGATGACGGGCGCATCCGTTTTCCCCGCGCTTTGGTTGAAGATATGTTGGCCAAAGCCGCGCGAAATATCACGCTGCATGGGCGTGACCCGGAATATGATCTTCACCTCACGGGCACGAATGTCCACTTCGGCACGGCGGGCGCTGCGGTTCATGTCGTGGACCTTGCCACCAACACCTATCGCGACAGTACCGCACAAGACTTGCACGATGCAGCGAAGATTACGCATGCGTTGGACAACGTGCATTTCTTTCAACGCGCGATGGTGGCCCGTGACATTTCCGACAACCTCGAAATGGATCTAAATACGATCTATGCGTGCTGTTCGGGGACTAACAAGCACGTCGGCACATCTTTTGACGATCCTAGCCATGTCGCGCCCGCCATTAAACTTCTGCACCGCATCGCCGGTGGGGAAGAGGCGTGGCGTGCACGTCCCTTCGTGTCGAACTCTAACTGCTTTGTCGTCCCGCCGATGAAATTCGCCGAAGAAAGTTGCCGTTCCATGGAGGCCTGCATTCGCGCAGGCATGCCCGTGTTGCTTCTCTCTGCGGGGCAGGCCGGGGCTACAGCGCCAGCGCCAATCGCATTGGCGATTGTTCAGGCTGTGGCGGAATGTCTTGCCGGTGTGGTCTATGTCAACGCCATGGCGCCTGGTCATCCGGCGGTCTTTGGAACGTGGCCCTTTGTCTCTGACCTGCGGACTGGTGCGATGTCTGGCGGGTCGGCGGAACAGGCATTGCTGACCGCAGGCTGCGCGCAGATGCACCACTTTTATGATATTCCAGGCGGCGCTGCAGCGGGCATTTCGGATTCGAAACTGCCCGACATGCAGGCGGGATGGGAGACGGGCATAACCAATGTTTTGGCGGGTCTGTCCGGCCTTAACATGGTCTATGAGGCCGTGGGTATGCACGCCTCACTGCTGGGCTTCTGTCTGGAATCGCTGGTGCTTGGGGATGATGTCTTGGGTCAGGTCCTACGCACCGTTCGGGGTATCGACGTAACCGAAGACAGCACTTCGATTGAGGCGATGAAGGCCGTGTGTCTGGGCGGTCCCGGTCATTACCTCGGCTCCGACCAAACGCTTGCCTTGATGCAGACGGAGTACATCTACCCCACCTTGGGCAACCGGATGAGTCCGAAGGAATGGAATGAAGCCAACCGTCCCATGTTGCTTGATCAGGCGATTGCCCGAAAGAACGACATCCTGAGCAAAGCGAAGATTCAGATCGACCCTGAAGTCGATGCAGCGATTCGCGCTGACTATAATATCTACTTCAAATAA
- a CDS encoding YitT family protein, with the protein MTTDTPDSAHSLLDDVQGISLGVFLAALALNILTTAGLITGQTAGIAVIISYLSGYSFGVVFFGVNLPFYVLAWRRLGKSFTMKSLVSVTLVSVLAETIPLGMVFSYIDPLLGAVTFGALVGVALLVLFRHNGSLGGLGVVALLIQDTTGFRAGWVQLIFDVCLFGLAFFLFDPVLVFYSLIGAVVLNLIIAINHRRDRYIAR; encoded by the coding sequence ATGACGACAGATACACCCGACTCAGCACATTCGCTCCTTGATGATGTTCAAGGCATTTCGCTGGGTGTTTTCCTTGCGGCACTGGCGCTGAACATTCTGACAACTGCGGGTCTGATCACAGGGCAAACGGCCGGGATCGCGGTGATTATCTCGTATCTCAGCGGGTATTCGTTCGGTGTTGTGTTCTTTGGGGTGAACCTGCCCTTCTACGTACTGGCGTGGCGGCGTCTTGGGAAATCTTTCACCATGAAATCGCTGGTCTCGGTGACGCTGGTGTCGGTATTGGCCGAGACCATCCCGCTTGGCATGGTGTTTTCGTACATTGATCCGCTTTTGGGGGCGGTGACATTTGGTGCTTTGGTTGGGGTCGCGCTGCTGGTCTTGTTCCGGCACAATGGATCGCTGGGCGGTTTGGGCGTTGTGGCGTTGCTGATTCAGGATACCACAGGGTTTCGGGCCGGATGGGTGCAGTTGATCTTTGATGTATGCCTGTTCGGGCTGGCATTCTTTCTCTTTGACCCGGTGCTGGTCTTTTATTCGTTGATTGGCGCCGTCGTGCTTAATCTGATTATCGCGATCAACCATCGACGCGATCGCTATATCGCCCGCTAA
- a CDS encoding LysR family transcriptional regulator produces MQIELIDTFLDLCETKSFNRTAERLGVTQSTVSGRIRSLEATLGVKLFQRSRSGTSLSVQGLRFEPHARSLRHDWVTALNAAQDTGLGGITMRIGLQHDLVGIEIKRLISQLRDILPDTAILLEADYSGQMCSDLIAGRQDIAILYSPQTQPDLYFETLGEVRYVMVSTETDDLAGINKANYILANYAATFAHAHAALLPDLTHVSLSIGQNAAMVDLLTSLSGTAYVLEHSANALIASGACQRVKDAPKIDQTVFVGVNVRNRHRPAYRKLIKALHEQYPPQTTNGRGPIGSATRQRR; encoded by the coding sequence ATGCAGATTGAATTAATCGATACCTTCTTGGATCTTTGCGAAACAAAGAGCTTCAACCGTACGGCAGAGCGGCTTGGCGTGACGCAGTCGACCGTTTCCGGTCGGATACGCTCGCTTGAGGCGACATTGGGGGTGAAGCTTTTTCAAAGATCGCGATCAGGGACGTCCTTGAGCGTACAGGGTTTACGATTTGAACCTCACGCCCGCAGTTTGCGACACGATTGGGTGACGGCCTTGAATGCAGCACAGGATACTGGGCTTGGCGGCATCACGATGCGGATCGGTCTACAACACGATCTTGTTGGCATTGAGATCAAGCGATTGATCAGTCAATTACGCGACATACTCCCCGATACGGCAATCTTGCTAGAAGCGGACTATTCTGGTCAAATGTGTTCCGATTTGATCGCGGGACGGCAGGATATTGCCATTTTATATTCGCCGCAGACTCAGCCAGATTTGTACTTCGAAACGCTAGGTGAAGTACGCTATGTTATGGTCTCGACGGAAACTGACGACTTAGCGGGTATCAACAAAGCAAACTATATCCTTGCCAACTATGCGGCAACATTCGCGCATGCACACGCAGCTCTCCTGCCAGACCTGACGCATGTCTCGCTCTCGATCGGCCAGAACGCTGCCATGGTTGATCTTCTTACCTCGCTATCCGGCACGGCCTACGTCCTCGAACACTCTGCAAACGCTTTGATCGCATCAGGCGCGTGTCAGAGAGTGAAAGATGCACCGAAAATCGATCAAACCGTCTTTGTAGGTGTGAACGTGCGAAACAGACACCGTCCAGCCTATCGTAAATTGATCAAGGCACTACACGAACAATACCCTCCACAGACCACCAATGGCCGTGGGCCGATCGGGTCAGCTACTCGACAACGAAGATAG
- the clpB gene encoding ATP-dependent chaperone ClpB: MNLEKFTERSRGFIQAAQTIAMREDHQRLAPEHLLKALLDDEEGLATNLISHAGGDAPAVVGAIEAALAKIPKVSGDTGQVYLDNTTAKVVDEAEKLAKKAGDSFVPVERLLTALAVVKSKAKDALDAGGVSAMKLNTAINDIRKGRTADSATAEDSFDALKKYARDLTEAAEQGKIDPIIGRDEEIRRAMQVLSRRTKNNPVLIGEPGVGKTAIAEGLALRIVDGDVPESLRNKKLMALDMGALIAGAKYRGEFEERLKAVLKEIEAAAGEIILFIDEMHTLVGAGASEGSMDAANLIKPALARGELHCVGATTLNEYRKYVEKDAALARRFQPLMVEEPTVSDTVSILRGIKEKYELHHGVRISDSALVAAATLSHRYITDRFLPDKAIDLMDEAASRLRMEVDSKPEELDALDRQILQLQIESEALKKEDDKASKDRLEKLQKELADLQDRGSEMTAKWQAERDKLESTRDVKEKLDRARAELDIAKREGNLAKAGELSYGVIPQLERLVAQVEDSDDLMVEEAVRPEQIAEVVERWTGIPTSKMLEGERDKLLRMEDELGKRVIGQKTAVRSVANAVRRARAGLNDENRPLGSFLFLGPTGVGKTELTKAVAEYLFDDDSAMVRIDMSEFMEKHAVARLIGAPPGYVGYDEGGVLTEAVRRRPYQVILFDEVEKAHPDVFNVLLQVLDDGVLTDGQGRTVDFKQTLIILTSNLGAQALSQLPDGADASEAKRDVMDAVRAHFRPEFLNRLDETVIFDRLAREDMAGIVMIQLGLLEKRLAGRNIHLDLDDAALTWLADEGYDPVFGARPLKRVIQRALQDQLAEMILAGDVLDGDTINVSAGADGLLVGDRVSSSNRRPPEDAVVH; this comes from the coding sequence ATGAACTTAGAAAAGTTCACTGAGCGGTCGCGCGGCTTTATCCAGGCCGCCCAGACGATCGCAATGCGCGAGGATCATCAGAGACTCGCCCCCGAGCACTTGCTCAAAGCTTTGCTTGATGATGAAGAAGGGTTGGCCACCAACCTGATTTCACATGCAGGCGGTGATGCGCCTGCTGTTGTCGGCGCTATTGAGGCAGCTCTTGCCAAGATCCCGAAAGTATCCGGCGATACGGGCCAGGTTTATTTGGACAACACCACCGCGAAAGTTGTGGACGAGGCCGAAAAGCTTGCCAAGAAAGCTGGCGATAGCTTTGTACCGGTCGAGCGTTTGCTGACAGCGCTGGCTGTCGTGAAATCCAAGGCGAAAGACGCGCTGGATGCTGGTGGTGTATCCGCCATGAAACTGAACACGGCAATCAATGATATCCGCAAGGGCCGAACCGCCGATAGTGCGACTGCCGAGGATAGCTTTGATGCGCTGAAAAAATATGCCCGCGACCTGACCGAGGCCGCCGAGCAAGGCAAGATCGACCCGATCATCGGCCGTGACGAAGAAATTCGCCGCGCGATGCAGGTTTTGTCCCGCCGGACCAAGAACAACCCTGTTCTGATCGGTGAACCGGGTGTCGGTAAGACAGCCATTGCCGAAGGTTTGGCGTTGCGTATTGTTGACGGCGACGTTCCCGAAAGCTTGCGCAATAAGAAACTGATGGCGCTGGATATGGGTGCCCTGATTGCCGGTGCGAAATATCGCGGTGAGTTTGAAGAGCGCTTGAAAGCTGTTTTGAAAGAGATCGAAGCGGCGGCTGGCGAAATCATTCTTTTCATCGACGAAATGCACACGCTTGTTGGTGCAGGGGCCTCTGAGGGGTCGATGGACGCAGCGAACTTGATCAAACCGGCCTTGGCACGGGGCGAATTGCACTGCGTCGGCGCGACCACCCTTAACGAATACCGCAAATATGTCGAAAAGGACGCGGCCCTTGCCCGCCGGTTCCAGCCTTTGATGGTTGAGGAACCTACCGTGTCGGACACGGTCAGCATCTTGCGCGGTATTAAAGAGAAATACGAGCTGCACCACGGTGTGCGTATTTCCGACAGCGCCCTTGTTGCTGCCGCCACGCTGTCGCACCGCTATATCACCGACCGCTTTTTGCCCGACAAGGCCATCGACCTGATGGACGAGGCCGCAAGCCGCTTGCGGATGGAGGTTGATAGCAAACCGGAAGAACTGGATGCGCTGGATCGCCAGATCCTGCAATTGCAGATCGAATCCGAGGCGTTGAAGAAAGAGGACGACAAGGCTTCTAAGGATCGCCTTGAAAAGCTGCAAAAAGAACTGGCTGACCTGCAAGATCGTGGATCGGAAATGACCGCGAAATGGCAGGCAGAGCGGGATAAGCTTGAAAGCACGCGGGACGTGAAAGAAAAGCTGGATCGCGCCCGTGCCGAGCTGGATATCGCCAAGCGTGAAGGCAACCTCGCGAAAGCGGGTGAGCTGTCGTACGGCGTGATCCCACAGTTGGAACGGCTTGTGGCACAGGTCGAAGACAGTGACGATCTGATGGTCGAAGAGGCCGTGCGCCCCGAGCAGATTGCCGAAGTCGTCGAGCGTTGGACAGGTATTCCTACGTCCAAGATGCTTGAGGGTGAGCGCGATAAGTTACTGCGCATGGAAGACGAGCTTGGCAAGCGTGTGATTGGTCAGAAAACCGCCGTGCGGTCAGTGGCCAATGCCGTGCGCCGTGCCCGTGCGGGCCTGAACGACGAGAACAGACCGCTTGGGTCGTTCCTCTTTCTTGGGCCAACCGGTGTGGGTAAGACAGAGCTGACCAAGGCGGTGGCCGAGTATCTCTTTGATGACGACAGCGCGATGGTCCGCATCGACATGTCCGAGTTCATGGAAAAACACGCGGTCGCCCGCCTGATCGGCGCACCTCCGGGCTATGTCGGTTATGATGAAGGTGGTGTGCTGACCGAAGCGGTACGGCGCAGGCCATATCAGGTGATCCTGTTTGACGAAGTCGAAAAGGCGCACCCCGATGTGTTCAACGTGCTGTTGCAGGTGCTTGACGATGGTGTGCTGACCGACGGTCAGGGTCGCACCGTGGACTTCAAGCAGACGCTGATCATCCTGACCTCCAACCTTGGGGCGCAGGCGCTAAGCCAACTGCCTGATGGGGCTGATGCCTCTGAGGCCAAGCGCGATGTGATGGACGCAGTGCGTGCGCACTTCCGCCCAGAGTTCCTGAACCGTCTGGACGAGACCGTCATCTTTGATCGTCTGGCCCGTGAAGACATGGCAGGTATCGTCATGATCCAGCTTGGGTTGCTTGAAAAGCGGCTGGCTGGGCGGAACATCCATCTTGATCTGGATGATGCCGCGCTGACATGGCTGGCCGATGAAGGCTATGATCCGGTGTTCGGTGCGCGCCCCCTGAAAAGGGTGATCCAGCGTGCGCTGCAAGACCAACTGGCAGAGATGATCCTTGCTGGTGATGTCTTGGACGGCGATACGATCAATGTGAGCGCGGGTGCTGATGGGTTGTTGGTGGGTGATCGTGTGTCATCCAGTAACCGGCGGCCACCCGAAGATGCAGTGGTTCACTGA
- the msrP gene encoding protein-methionine-sulfoxide reductase catalytic subunit MsrP: MAYRWTNKMTKADVTPKSAYLNRRQILAGTIGLGAIGLAGRASAQGGLEPNTLEEITSYNNFYEFGTGKNDPAQNAHQMVTSPWSIKVDGMVDNPGEYALDDLLAGLSVEDRLYRFRCVEAWSMVVPWNGIEFADILNKVGVQSGAKYVAFETVVQPENMIGVQRRVLDFPYVEGLRLDEAMHPLTIMATGIYDEPLYNQSGAPTRLVVPWKYGFKSIKSIVRITLTDREPPTSWNKANAREYGFYSNVNPNVDHPRWSQATERRIGGGLFASRQDTLMFNGYPEVAPLYAGQDLSVDI; this comes from the coding sequence ATGGCATATCGCTGGACCAATAAGATGACCAAGGCCGACGTCACACCAAAGTCGGCTTATTTGAACCGGCGCCAAATTCTGGCGGGCACGATTGGCCTTGGCGCAATTGGTCTGGCCGGTCGTGCATCGGCGCAGGGCGGACTTGAGCCCAATACGCTGGAAGAGATCACAAGTTACAACAACTTCTATGAGTTTGGCACCGGCAAGAATGATCCGGCCCAGAACGCACATCAGATGGTGACCTCGCCTTGGTCGATCAAAGTGGACGGCATGGTCGACAACCCCGGTGAGTATGCGCTGGATGATTTGCTCGCCGGTCTGTCGGTTGAGGATCGTCTCTATCGCTTCCGCTGCGTCGAGGCCTGGTCGATGGTGGTGCCGTGGAACGGGATTGAGTTTGCCGATATCCTGAATAAAGTCGGCGTGCAGTCGGGTGCGAAATATGTCGCCTTCGAAACGGTCGTACAGCCAGAGAACATGATCGGTGTGCAGCGCCGCGTTTTGGACTTCCCTTATGTAGAGGGGTTGCGCCTTGATGAGGCAATGCATCCGCTGACGATCATGGCGACCGGTATCTACGATGAGCCACTTTATAACCAAAGCGGTGCACCGACCCGATTGGTCGTGCCGTGGAAGTATGGCTTCAAGTCGATCAAATCTATCGTGCGCATTACGCTGACGGATCGCGAACCGCCCACAAGCTGGAACAAAGCCAATGCGCGTGAGTACGGGTTCTATAGTAATGTGAACCCCAACGTGGATCACCCCCGTTGGAGCCAGGCCACCGAGCGCCGCATCGGTGGCGGCCTATTTGCGTCGCGCCAAGATACGCTGATGTTCAACGGTTATCCGGAAGTGGCGCCGCTCTACGCAGGCCAAGATCTGAGCGTGGATATCTAG
- a CDS encoding NfeD family protein: MPLWTEWWVWMSGALILATLEVLIPGYIFLGFAIGAAMMGLLILFGISASGFALTLVIFSILSLISYLVMRKYFALKTGQVKIWETDVND; this comes from the coding sequence ATGCCGCTTTGGACAGAATGGTGGGTTTGGATGTCGGGGGCTTTGATTCTGGCCACGCTCGAAGTGTTGATCCCGGGCTATATCTTTCTGGGGTTCGCAATTGGCGCGGCCATGATGGGGCTGCTGATTCTCTTCGGGATATCGGCATCCGGTTTTGCACTGACACTCGTGATCTTTTCGATTCTGTCGCTGATTTCTTACTTAGTGATGCGCAAGTATTTCGCTCTGAAAACCGGTCAGGTGAAAATCTGGGAAACAGACGTTAACGACTGA
- a CDS encoding fasciclin domain-containing protein: MLRRTFIALTATAALTSTSAFAAGHSKDIVDTAIEAGSFTTLVAAVEAAGLVETLKGEGPFTVFAPTDEAFAALPEGTVEALLADPEALAAILTYHVVPGKVMSTDLSNNMMATTVNGADVTIMTEGGVMVDGANVVTADIEASNGVIHVIDAVILPAN; encoded by the coding sequence ATGCTACGCAGAACATTTATCGCACTGACGGCAACCGCTGCTTTGACATCTACATCTGCCTTTGCGGCAGGCCATTCAAAGGACATCGTGGACACTGCAATCGAAGCAGGTAGCTTCACAACTCTGGTCGCCGCTGTTGAGGCCGCTGGTCTGGTTGAGACACTGAAGGGCGAAGGCCCGTTTACAGTATTCGCACCAACAGACGAAGCTTTCGCAGCACTGCCAGAGGGCACAGTCGAGGCCCTATTGGCCGACCCAGAAGCACTGGCTGCGATCCTGACCTACCACGTTGTCCCAGGCAAAGTGATGTCCACTGATCTGTCCAACAACATGATGGCAACAACAGTGAACGGTGCCGATGTGACAATCATGACCGAAGGCGGCGTGATGGTTGATGGCGCAAACGTTGTGACAGCAGACATCGAGGCGTCCAACGGCGTGATCCATGTGATCGATGCTGTGATCCTGCCAGCAAACTAA
- the msrQ gene encoding protein-methionine-sulfoxide reductase heme-binding subunit MsrQ, with the protein MAVAQSINGVMRRLPAGTLYIVSAVYAGWEFWRALNQLGPYLVEPINVLERAYGEIALILMVAGLTVTPLRKWTGLNLLKFRRAIGVSAFFFVVAHFLVFAILDVQSVSRVWEEVVKRPYVTVGMASLLMLIPLAVTSNNLALRKMGAASWRKLHKLTYPAAVLGALHYLWLVKGFQIEPIIYLMVILALVATRYLTFERKRQVA; encoded by the coding sequence GTGGCGGTTGCGCAATCCATCAATGGCGTAATGCGTCGACTCCCAGCGGGTACGCTATACATTGTCAGCGCGGTTTACGCTGGCTGGGAGTTCTGGCGCGCCCTCAATCAACTCGGCCCCTATCTGGTTGAGCCGATCAATGTGCTTGAACGGGCGTATGGCGAGATTGCGTTGATTCTGATGGTGGCGGGTCTAACGGTGACGCCGCTGCGCAAGTGGACAGGTCTGAACCTGCTCAAGTTCCGCCGCGCAATCGGGGTCAGTGCGTTTTTCTTCGTGGTGGCCCATTTCCTGGTCTTCGCAATTCTAGATGTGCAAAGCGTAAGCCGTGTCTGGGAAGAAGTTGTGAAGCGCCCCTATGTCACTGTGGGAATGGCATCTTTGCTGATGTTGATTCCTCTCGCGGTGACATCAAACAACCTTGCTTTGCGCAAAATGGGGGCTGCGTCTTGGCGCAAGTTGCACAAGCTGACCTATCCGGCGGCGGTTCTTGGGGCTTTGCACTATTTGTGGTTGGTCAAAGGCTTTCAGATCGAGCCGATCATCTATTTGATGGTGATATTGGCGCTTGTTGCGACTCGCTATCTGACTTTCGAACGCAAAAGGCAGGTCGCCTAG
- the pyrF gene encoding orotidine-5'-phosphate decarboxylase, producing MADDRLIVALDVPNVLDGLELVKALGESVNFYKIGLGMLTGGGLALANELKQEHGKRIFLDMKFFDIGATVEAAVRGVAQFDLDFLTVHGDPHVVRAAREGAGGSNMKILAVTILTSLDRDDLDASCIKAGDMPDLVQERAGIALSNGADGVIASPQEAALIRALPEAEGKLIVTPGVRPAGAALGDQKRVMTPAQAIANGADHVVVGRPIWQATNPKAAAQGILAELASPQAKPPTTRAGGFRVSRSGAADQSLTSVSQIFT from the coding sequence ATGGCCGATGACCGTTTGATCGTAGCGTTGGACGTGCCGAACGTTCTTGATGGCTTGGAACTGGTCAAAGCACTTGGCGAGAGCGTGAATTTCTACAAAATCGGCCTTGGGATGCTCACCGGGGGTGGATTGGCGCTCGCCAATGAGCTCAAGCAAGAACACGGCAAACGTATCTTTCTCGATATGAAATTCTTCGACATCGGCGCCACGGTTGAAGCTGCGGTGCGTGGTGTCGCACAGTTCGATCTGGATTTCCTGACTGTACATGGCGACCCGCATGTGGTGCGTGCTGCCCGTGAAGGCGCTGGCGGATCGAACATGAAGATCTTGGCGGTCACAATCCTTACATCACTGGACCGTGATGATCTGGACGCATCCTGCATTAAGGCGGGCGATATGCCCGATCTGGTGCAGGAACGCGCGGGCATTGCGCTATCAAACGGGGCGGACGGTGTCATCGCGTCGCCACAAGAGGCGGCATTGATCCGCGCCCTGCCCGAAGCAGAGGGCAAACTGATCGTCACCCCCGGCGTGCGGCCCGCAGGTGCGGCTCTTGGCGACCAGAAACGGGTTATGACGCCAGCGCAGGCCATCGCGAACGGGGCTGACCATGTGGTTGTGGGCCGTCCGATCTGGCAGGCCACAAACCCCAAGGCGGCAGCGCAAGGCATTCTGGCGGAACTGGCGTCACCACAAGCAAAACCCCCGACCACTAGAGCCGGGGGTTTCAGAGTTTCAAGGTCTGGGGCGGCGGATCAGTCGTTAACGTCTGTTTCCCAGATTTTCACCTGA
- a CDS encoding NAD(P)-dependent oxidoreductase, giving the protein MHYGYIGQGNLGANCTACLLRAGMYVTVTDINRIAAEPAIALGAKWADNPAALARSADHVITCLPSPAVSEAVAAQFLPEMKEGAHWIEMSTLGRDEVLAFAQKAAVHDVRMMELPVTGGVHLAAQGNITMLAGGDKDLFDTHLPALKAMGNQVFHMGPLGSASIIKVITNMLAFIHLKACGEALMLAKRGGLDLAQAWHAIKASSGTSFVHETEGALVLNGSYDVAFNIDLALKDLGFAMGFGREFEVPLDLAAATEQTYVAARAAYGGDAQSPMIVKLLEDLLDTNLRADGFPARLT; this is encoded by the coding sequence ATGCATTACGGATATATCGGCCAAGGCAATCTTGGGGCAAATTGCACGGCATGTCTTCTGCGTGCCGGGATGTATGTGACCGTCACAGATATCAATCGTATTGCCGCCGAGCCCGCAATTGCCTTGGGTGCCAAATGGGCCGATAACCCAGCCGCACTCGCCCGTTCTGCTGATCACGTCATCACCTGCCTGCCGTCCCCCGCCGTGTCCGAGGCCGTTGCCGCCCAGTTTCTTCCCGAAATGAAAGAGGGTGCGCATTGGATTGAAATGTCCACCTTGGGCCGTGATGAAGTGCTCGCTTTTGCCCAGAAAGCGGCGGTGCATGATGTGCGCATGATGGAACTGCCTGTCACGGGCGGTGTGCATCTGGCCGCTCAGGGGAATATCACAATGCTGGCTGGTGGTGACAAGGACCTGTTTGACACTCATTTGCCCGCGCTCAAGGCGATGGGCAATCAGGTGTTCCATATGGGGCCGCTTGGCTCTGCCTCAATCATCAAGGTGATCACCAATATGTTGGCTTTTATTCACCTCAAGGCCTGCGGTGAGGCACTGATGCTGGCCAAACGCGGTGGACTAGATCTGGCACAGGCGTGGCATGCGATCAAAGCCTCGTCCGGCACGTCATTCGTGCATGAAACTGAGGGTGCGCTGGTCCTCAACGGTTCGTATGATGTGGCCTTCAATATTGATCTCGCGCTGAAGGATCTGGGCTTTGCTATGGGTTTTGGCCGGGAATTCGAGGTGCCGCTTGATCTGGCTGCTGCGACTGAACAAACCTATGTCGCGGCGCGCGCAGCCTATGGCGGAGACGCACAATCGCCAATGATCGTGAAGCTGTTGGAAGACCTCTTGGACACTAATTTGCGGGCCGATGGTTTCCCTGCGCGGCTGACCTAG